A single Salminus brasiliensis chromosome 20, fSalBra1.hap2, whole genome shotgun sequence DNA region contains:
- the aifm3 gene encoding apoptosis-inducing factor 3 isoform X2 produces MGGCLSKPKPVEVKVELTLLEKEKEADLMSPNGKASPFSECRPNGSLGHCPDEDSAALRPSHKHRDYIEATVCHVKDLENGQMREVDLGTGRALLIKEHGEFSAMGHKCPHYGAPLVKGVLSKGHVRCPWHGACFNIATGDIEDFPGLDSLPTFQVRVEKDKVIIRANKQALQTQRRTKAMAKCSAVINSSTSFSHVLIIGSGPAALVCAETLRQEGFTDRIVMCTMEKHPPYDRPKLSKCLESTAEQLQLRSMEFFQNHDIELLLEKEAVYIDVKTKTVTFQDGYKMEYRKLLIATGSKPKSINYKGKDIGNVFHLRTPEDANSIARLAGSKNAVIVGTSFIGMEVAAALTDKAHSVSVIGIEAVPFRKALGEKVGKALMKLFEMNRVKFYMLNEVSEMRGHHGQLKEVVLKSGKVLRADVCVIGAGSSPATAFLKQSGVHMDSKGFITVNKMMQTNVDGVFAGGDVVTFPLALRGNKKVNIPHWQMAHVHGRVAALGMMGKASEVRTVPYFWTAMFGKSIRYAGYGDGFDDVIIQGDLDELKFVAFYTKSEEVIAVASMNYDPIVSRVAEVFGSGKTIKKRDVETGDMSWLVDKGSQ; encoded by the exons TTGAGGTCAAAGTTGAGCTCACTCTcctggagaaggagaaggaagcAGACCTGATGTCCCCGAATGGAAAGGCCAGCCCCTTTTCCGAGTGCCGCCCCAATGGCTCCTTGGGACACTGCCCGGACGAGGACTCCGCCGCCTTGCGGCCCTCTCACAAACACAGAGACTACATAGAAGCCACGGTGTGCCATGTCAAAGATCTGGAGAACGGACA AATGCGTGAGGTGGACTTGGGCACAGGCAGAGCTCTTCTCATTAAGGAACATGGAGAATTCTCTGCCATGGGTCACAAATGCCCACACTACGGGGCACCACTGGTTAAGG GAGTCCTATCTAAAGGTCACGTTCGATGTCCATGGCACGGAGCCTGTTTCAATATCGCAACTGGTGACATTGAAGATTTCCCTGGACTGGACAGCCTTCCCACCTTTCAG GTCAGAGTGGAAAAGGACAAGGTGATTATACGGGCAAACAAGCAG GCTCTCCAGACCCAGAGGAGGACTAAGGCTATGGCAAAGTGCTCCGCTGTCATCAACTCCAGCACAAGCTTTAGCCATGTTCTCATCATCGGATCAG GTCCTGCTGCCTTGGTGTGTGCTGAGACGCTGAGGCAGGAAGGCTTTACTGACCGCATCGTGATGTGCACCATGGAAAAGCACCCACCCTATGACAGGCCTAAACTGAGTAAG TGTTTAGAAAGCACAGCTGAGCAGCTTCAGCTACGCTCAATGGAGTTCTTCCAGAACCATGATATAGAGCTGCTACTGGAGAAAGAA GCTGTATACATTGATGTAAAGACAAAGACGGTGACGTTTCAGGACGGCTATAAGATGGAGTACAGGAAACTCCTAATTGCGACGGGAAGCAA ACCCAAGAGCATAAACTACAAAGGCAAAGACATTGgcaatgtgtttcacctgagaacTCCTGAGGATGCAAACAGCATAGCCAGACTGGCCGGCAGCAAGAACGCAGTCATCGTGGGCACCTCGTTTATTG GCATGGAGGTTGCAGCAGCTCTCACAGATAAAGCCCACTCTGTCTCAGTGATCGGAATCGAGGCTGTGCCTTTCCGCAAAGCTCTGGGGGAGAAAGTAGGGAAAGCTCTGATGAAG CTGTTTGAAATGAACAGGGTGAAGTTCTACATGCTGAATGAGGTGTCGGAGATGCGAGGGCATCATGGACAG TTAAAAGAAGTGGTCCTGAAAAGCGGCAAAGTCCTGCGGGCAGACGTGTGTGTCATTGGTGCAG GTTCAAGTCCTGCCACCGCATTTCTCAAGCAGAGTGGAGTGCACATGGACTCCAAGGGATTCATCACCGTCAACAAG ATGATGCAGACTAATGTGGATGGGGTCTTTGCTGGTGGTGATGTGGTAACGTTTCCGCTAGCGTTACGAGGCAATAAGAAGGTGAACATTCCCCACTGGCAGATGGCTCATGTCCATG GGAGGGTTGCTGCTCTTGGCATGATGGGAAAAGCCTCCGAGGTTAGAACGGTGCCTTACTTCTGGACTGCTATGTTTGGTAAAAGCATACGCTATGCAG GTTATGGAGATGGTTTCGATGACGTCATTATCCAGGGAGACTTGGATGAGCTGAAATTTGTGGCCTTCTACACAAA GAGTGAGGAGGTCATAGCTGTGGCCAGTATGAACTACGACCCTATAGTGTCTCGGGTCGCTGAGGTCTTCGGTTCTGGAAAGACGATTAAGAAGCGCGATGTGGA GACAGGAGACATGTCGTGGTTGGTAGACAAAGGCTCACAATGA
- the aifm3 gene encoding apoptosis-inducing factor 3 isoform X1: MGGCLSKPKPVEVKVELTLLEKEKEADLMSPNGKASPFSECRPNGSLGHCPDEDSAALRPSHKHRDYIEATVCHVKDLENGQMREVDLGTGRALLIKEHGEFSAMGHKCPHYGAPLVKGVLSKGHVRCPWHGACFNIATGDIEDFPGLDSLPTFQVRVEKDKVIIRANKQALQTQRRTKAMAKCSAVINSSTSFSHVLIIGSGPAALVCAETLRQEGFTDRIVMCTMEKHPPYDRPKLSKCLESTAEQLQLRSMEFFQNHDIELLLEKEAVYIDVKTKTVTFQDGYKMEYRKLLIATGSKPKSINYKGKDIGNVFHLRTPEDANSIARLAGSKNAVIVGTSFIGMEVAAALTDKAHSVSVIGIEAVPFRKALGEKVGKALMKLFEMNRVKFYMLNEVSEMRGHHGQLKEVVLKSGKVLRADVCVIGAGSSPATAFLKQSGVHMDSKGFITVNKMMQTNVDGVFAGGDVVTFPLALRGNKKVNIPHWQMAHVHGRVAALGMMGKASEVRTVPYFWTAMFGKSIRYAGYGDGFDDVIIQGDLDELKFVAFYTKSEEVIAVASMNYDPIVSRVAEVFGSGKTIKKRDVEMFTHGKTGDMSWLVDKGSQ; encoded by the exons TTGAGGTCAAAGTTGAGCTCACTCTcctggagaaggagaaggaagcAGACCTGATGTCCCCGAATGGAAAGGCCAGCCCCTTTTCCGAGTGCCGCCCCAATGGCTCCTTGGGACACTGCCCGGACGAGGACTCCGCCGCCTTGCGGCCCTCTCACAAACACAGAGACTACATAGAAGCCACGGTGTGCCATGTCAAAGATCTGGAGAACGGACA AATGCGTGAGGTGGACTTGGGCACAGGCAGAGCTCTTCTCATTAAGGAACATGGAGAATTCTCTGCCATGGGTCACAAATGCCCACACTACGGGGCACCACTGGTTAAGG GAGTCCTATCTAAAGGTCACGTTCGATGTCCATGGCACGGAGCCTGTTTCAATATCGCAACTGGTGACATTGAAGATTTCCCTGGACTGGACAGCCTTCCCACCTTTCAG GTCAGAGTGGAAAAGGACAAGGTGATTATACGGGCAAACAAGCAG GCTCTCCAGACCCAGAGGAGGACTAAGGCTATGGCAAAGTGCTCCGCTGTCATCAACTCCAGCACAAGCTTTAGCCATGTTCTCATCATCGGATCAG GTCCTGCTGCCTTGGTGTGTGCTGAGACGCTGAGGCAGGAAGGCTTTACTGACCGCATCGTGATGTGCACCATGGAAAAGCACCCACCCTATGACAGGCCTAAACTGAGTAAG TGTTTAGAAAGCACAGCTGAGCAGCTTCAGCTACGCTCAATGGAGTTCTTCCAGAACCATGATATAGAGCTGCTACTGGAGAAAGAA GCTGTATACATTGATGTAAAGACAAAGACGGTGACGTTTCAGGACGGCTATAAGATGGAGTACAGGAAACTCCTAATTGCGACGGGAAGCAA ACCCAAGAGCATAAACTACAAAGGCAAAGACATTGgcaatgtgtttcacctgagaacTCCTGAGGATGCAAACAGCATAGCCAGACTGGCCGGCAGCAAGAACGCAGTCATCGTGGGCACCTCGTTTATTG GCATGGAGGTTGCAGCAGCTCTCACAGATAAAGCCCACTCTGTCTCAGTGATCGGAATCGAGGCTGTGCCTTTCCGCAAAGCTCTGGGGGAGAAAGTAGGGAAAGCTCTGATGAAG CTGTTTGAAATGAACAGGGTGAAGTTCTACATGCTGAATGAGGTGTCGGAGATGCGAGGGCATCATGGACAG TTAAAAGAAGTGGTCCTGAAAAGCGGCAAAGTCCTGCGGGCAGACGTGTGTGTCATTGGTGCAG GTTCAAGTCCTGCCACCGCATTTCTCAAGCAGAGTGGAGTGCACATGGACTCCAAGGGATTCATCACCGTCAACAAG ATGATGCAGACTAATGTGGATGGGGTCTTTGCTGGTGGTGATGTGGTAACGTTTCCGCTAGCGTTACGAGGCAATAAGAAGGTGAACATTCCCCACTGGCAGATGGCTCATGTCCATG GGAGGGTTGCTGCTCTTGGCATGATGGGAAAAGCCTCCGAGGTTAGAACGGTGCCTTACTTCTGGACTGCTATGTTTGGTAAAAGCATACGCTATGCAG GTTATGGAGATGGTTTCGATGACGTCATTATCCAGGGAGACTTGGATGAGCTGAAATTTGTGGCCTTCTACACAAA GAGTGAGGAGGTCATAGCTGTGGCCAGTATGAACTACGACCCTATAGTGTCTCGGGTCGCTGAGGTCTTCGGTTCTGGAAAGACGATTAAGAAGCGCGATGTGGA GATGTTCACCCACGGCAA GACAGGAGACATGTCGTGGTTGGTAGACAAAGGCTCACAATGA